The stretch of DNA TGAAGACGCGGGCGGTCATCCTCGCGGGCGGCGAAGGCTCCCGTCTCGGCGTCCTCACCGACAAGCGCGCGAAACCCGCCGTTCCCTTCGCGGGGAAGTACCGGATCATCGACTTCACCCTCTCCAACTGCGTGAACTCGGGGCTCTTCGACGTGATGATCCTCACCCAGTACCGTCCCCATTCCCTCAACGAGCACATCGCCGCCGGCCGTCCGTGGGACCTCGACCGCAGCTTCACCGGGGGCGTCAAGATCTACCAGCCGTATCGCGGGCGCCTCGCGACCGACTGGTACAAGGGAACCGCCGACGCGGTGTACCAGAACCTCTCGTTCGTGCAACGCGGCTCCCCCGATCTCGTGCTCGTGCTCTCCGGCGATCACATCTACAAGATGAACTACGCGGAGATGATCGGCTTCCACGCCTCGCGGCGCGCCGACGTGACGATCGCGACGCTCGAAGTCTCCCGCGAGGAGGCCACCCGGATGGGGATCCTCGCGACCGACGCGGAAGGGCGCGTCACGCAGTTCGTCGAGAAGCCGGCCGAGCCGCCGGGCACGCTCGCCTCGATGGGGATCTACATCTTCGGCGCGCCGCTCCTCTCGCGCGTTCTGAACGAGGACGGCCGCCGGCGCGACTCTTTCCACGACTTCGGAAAGGACGTGCTCCCGCGCCTCATCCAGGAAGGTCTCCGCGTCTTCGCCTACCCGTTCGGCGGGTACTGGGTCGACGTCGGCACGATCGAGGCGTACTGGCGGACGCAGATGGACCTCCTCCGCACGCCGCCGCCCTTCGACCTGAACGACCGGGCGTGGATCGTCCACACGGTTTCGGAGGAGCAGCCTCCCGTCCGCATCCAGGCGGGCGCCACCGTGGAGGACAGCCTCGTCACCGACGGCTGCGTGATCGCGCCCGGCGCGCGGGTCGAGAAGAGCGTCCTCTCCCCGGGCGTGGTCGTGGGACCGGGCGCGGTGGTCCGGGAGTCGGTCGTGCTGTCGGGCGCGGTGATCGAGAGCGGGGCGCGCATCCGCCGGACGATCGTCGACAAGTTCGTCCGGGTCGGCCGCCACGCGCGGATCGGCGCGATCGGCCGAGCGGGCGAGCCGCCGCTCCTCACGACGCTCGGCAAGAACGCGGTGATCCCGGACCACGCGATCGTGCCCGCCGGCGCCTCGGCGGCCGCGGACGCGACGGCCGTCGAGTTCGTTCCGGCGAAGGAACGGCCGCCGGTCTGATATGCTCCCCCGCCGTTTGGAAACACCTCACCGGCGACATCCCCCGCTTCCCGAGCTCCCGAAGGCGATCGGCGCGCTCGCCGATCTCGCGTTCGATCTTCGGGCGACCTGGCGGCCGGAAATCGGGCGGCTCTTCGACGGGCTCGACGGCGCGCTCTGGACGGCGACGAAGCAGAACGCCGTCGCGCTCCTGCAGCGCCTTCCCGCGGGCGTCCTCGAGGCCGCAGCCGGCGACCCGGCCTACGCCGCGGCGGTCGAGGCGGCGCGCCGCGCGCTCGACGAGGCGGACCGCGCCCCGTCGCCGATCGCCGCCGCCCGGGAGCTCTCCGAGCGCGGCGAGCGGATCGCCTACTTCTGCGCGGAGTTCGGGGTGGCCGAATGCCTCCCGATCTACGCCGGCGGGCTGGGGGTCCTGGCGGGCGACACGCTCAAGTCCGCCTCCGACCTGCGCCTCCCGCTCGTCGGCGTGGGCCTCTTCTACCGCGAGGGGTATTTCCGCCAGACGATCTCGGAGGAAGGCCGGCAGGAAGAGCGAAACCCCGCCGCGGAGCCCGATTCGCTTCCGCTGGCGACGATCCTCGACGGCGACGGCATCCCGCTCGAGATCGCGGTCGACTTCCCCGGCCGGCGCCTCTCGGCGGCGGTCCGATTCGCGCGCGTCGGACGCACGCCGCTCGTCCTCCTCGACTCCGACATCGACGCGAATTCGCCCGCCGACCGCGCGATCACCCGCCGCCTCTACGGCGGCGACGTCGAGACGCGGCTCCAGCAGGAGATCCTGCTCGGCATCGGCGGCATGCGCGCGCTCGACGCGCTCGGGTGGCGACCGACGGTCCGGCACCTGAACGAGGGGCACGCCGCGTTCGCGACGATCGAGCGCGCGCGCCAGATCCTCGTCGAGGAGGGCCGGACGTTCGCGGAGGCGCGCCGCGCCGGCGCGGCCGGCAACGTCTTCACGACGCACACGCCGGTCCCGGCGGGAATCGACCTCTTCCCCCGCGAGATGATCGACCGCTACTTCGGGGCCTGCGCGGAGGAGCTCGGGCTTTCTTCGGACGAGTTCTACGACCTCGGCCGCGAGATCGTCGACCCGGTCCGGAACCTCTTCTCGATGGCGGCCCTGGCGCTCCGGCTCTCCGGCAAGACGAACGCGGTCTCCAAGCTCCACGCGCGCGTCTCGCGGGGGCTCTGGCAGAAGATGACGCCGGAGACCCCCGTCGACGAGGTCCCGATCGTCGGGATCACGAACGGCGTCCACCGCGACACGTGGACCGAATCCGACATGCGCTTCGACGATCCCAGGCGTCCGGACGCCGGCGAGATCTGGCGCCGCCACCAGGGTCTCCGCCGCCGGCTCGTCGCGCGGTGCCGCGAGATCCTCGGCGCCGACGTCCTCGACCCCGAGGCGCTGACGATCGGGTTCGCCCGCCGGTTCGCGACCTACAAGCGCGCGCCCCTCGTCTTCACCGATTCCGATCGCCTCGCCGGCCTGATCCACGCCGAAGGACGCCCGCTGCAGCTCGTGTTCGCCGGCAAGGCGCATCCCCACGACCAGCCCGGCAAGGAGCTCGTCCACCGGATCGTCTCGTTCGCGCAGGAGGACCGCTTCCGCGGCCGCGTCGTGTTCCTTCCCGACTACGACGTGGACATCGCCCGCCTGCTCGTCTCCGGGTGCGACGTGTGGCTGAACAACCCCGAGCGCCCGCTCGAGGCGTCGGGGACTTCCGGGATGAAGGCGGGAATGAACGGCGTGCTGAATCTCTCCGCGCTCGACGGGTGGTGGGACGAAGCGCCGCGGGAGGAGACCGGTTTCACGTTCGGGCTCGCGCAGGACCATCCGCCCGCCGACCTCACGGCGCAGGCGCTCTACACCGTGCTCGAGAGCGAGGTCATCCCGCTGTTCTGGCACCGCGACGCGGAGGGCGTGCCGCGCGGCTGGGTGGAGAAGATGCGCGGATCGATCGACCGGATCGGAACGCTCTTCTCCACGGACCGGATGATCGGCGAGTATTTCGAGCAGGCGTGGGTCCCCGCCGCACGCCAGTCGCAGCGCGAAGACACCCGCTCCCGGAAGCCGGTCGCCTCCGACAAGCCCGACCCGGAGCTCGCCGGAAGAGAGTGAAGCGGCCGCCTCCGCGGCGGAAAATTCGAAACACGAAGCTCCAAATCCAACAGAAAAAGCGACGAACGGGAACGTCTCGTGGGAGAAACGGCGGATTTATCCCCGCGGCAGGGTCGGGGTGCCGGTTTGCATCGTGCTTCCGGCCGCGAATTCCTATATTCAG from Thermoanaerobaculia bacterium encodes:
- the glgP gene encoding alpha-glucan family phosphorylase; amino-acid sequence: METPHRRHPPLPELPKAIGALADLAFDLRATWRPEIGRLFDGLDGALWTATKQNAVALLQRLPAGVLEAAAGDPAYAAAVEAARRALDEADRAPSPIAAARELSERGERIAYFCAEFGVAECLPIYAGGLGVLAGDTLKSASDLRLPLVGVGLFYREGYFRQTISEEGRQEERNPAAEPDSLPLATILDGDGIPLEIAVDFPGRRLSAAVRFARVGRTPLVLLDSDIDANSPADRAITRRLYGGDVETRLQQEILLGIGGMRALDALGWRPTVRHLNEGHAAFATIERARQILVEEGRTFAEARRAGAAGNVFTTHTPVPAGIDLFPREMIDRYFGACAEELGLSSDEFYDLGREIVDPVRNLFSMAALALRLSGKTNAVSKLHARVSRGLWQKMTPETPVDEVPIVGITNGVHRDTWTESDMRFDDPRRPDAGEIWRRHQGLRRRLVARCREILGADVLDPEALTIGFARRFATYKRAPLVFTDSDRLAGLIHAEGRPLQLVFAGKAHPHDQPGKELVHRIVSFAQEDRFRGRVVFLPDYDVDIARLLVSGCDVWLNNPERPLEASGTSGMKAGMNGVLNLSALDGWWDEAPREETGFTFGLAQDHPPADLTAQALYTVLESEVIPLFWHRDAEGVPRGWVEKMRGSIDRIGTLFSTDRMIGEYFEQAWVPAARQSQREDTRSRKPVASDKPDPELAGRE
- a CDS encoding glucose-1-phosphate adenylyltransferase; its protein translation is MKTRAVILAGGEGSRLGVLTDKRAKPAVPFAGKYRIIDFTLSNCVNSGLFDVMILTQYRPHSLNEHIAAGRPWDLDRSFTGGVKIYQPYRGRLATDWYKGTADAVYQNLSFVQRGSPDLVLVLSGDHIYKMNYAEMIGFHASRRADVTIATLEVSREEATRMGILATDAEGRVTQFVEKPAEPPGTLASMGIYIFGAPLLSRVLNEDGRRRDSFHDFGKDVLPRLIQEGLRVFAYPFGGYWVDVGTIEAYWRTQMDLLRTPPPFDLNDRAWIVHTVSEEQPPVRIQAGATVEDSLVTDGCVIAPGARVEKSVLSPGVVVGPGAVVRESVVLSGAVIESGARIRRTIVDKFVRVGRHARIGAIGRAGEPPLLTTLGKNAVIPDHAIVPAGASAAADATAVEFVPAKERPPV